The Humulus lupulus chromosome 3, drHumLupu1.1, whole genome shotgun sequence genome window below encodes:
- the LOC133823178 gene encoding protein WVD2-like 7 isoform X1, whose translation MGESIVDLPIDSDKMGETNASHPVLDVSVSFGRFENDSLSWEKWSAFSPNKYLEEVEKCATPGSVAQKKAYFEAHYRKIAARKAELLEQEKQAQNDFVGSEDPNGRDLITDNNFTHHADAEYDESEDLSSAEEVKQEASLTDEEDFINGLDLKEDVITCQESENPVVERGEELDIKGEAAVLVKEEEDIEVGSQVNKEVLECKDNELGYDSKGKEENVKSDKQNESQKVTATNKERNVGSVKKKQASPITRTPKSSSARVSKPILNSYTPKHSKPIPSSSTPKVSKPIPCSSTSKVSKSIPSSNTAKVSKPTPNSITSKVSKAISSSSTSKVSRATSSSGGISVVQSLAKKGSSNTPFLQRNTNPSDGETKKFVSNSLHMSLSLGPTNTSTNSDSPTVTTIRKSLFMEKMGDKDIVKRAFKAFQKNFDQLKSNDEDGSPLQKQMQGSTNSTAPNVSTSMTPRKENGGSLRTERLDKQSAKTPPSSFRPKSVERIERRKERLQEKSNAGEADKANLQSRSKEQKEAELKKLRQNHNFKASPMPAFNRGQKMSKSTSEKMSSKSEIR comes from the exons ATGGGAGAATCAATAGTGGATCTTCCAATTGATTCAGATAAG ATGGGGGAGACAAATGCCTCTCACCCTGTTCTGGATGTTTCGGTCTCATTCGGTAGGTTTGAGAATGATTCATTGTCATGGGAGAAATGGTCTGCATTTTCACCTAACAAGTACTTGGAAGAAGTTGAGAAGTGTGCCACGCCTGGTTCTGTAGCTCAAAAGAAGGCATATTTTGAAGCCCATTACAGGAAAATTGCAGCTCGGAAAGCTGAGCTTTTGGAACAAGAGAAGCAAGCTCAGAATGATTTTGTGGGGTCTGAGGATCCGAATGGGAGAGATCTGATCACTGACAACAATTTTACCCATCATGCCGATGCCGAATATGATGAGTCTGAAGACCTAAGTTCAGCTGAGGAAGTTAAGCAAGAAGCCAGTTTGACCGACGAGGAGGATTTTATCAATGGACTTGATCTGAAAGAGGATGTTATAACCTGTCAAGAGAGTGAAAACCCAGTGGTTGAGAGAGGGGAAGAACTTGATATCAAAGGAGAAGCAGCTGTTTTGGTGAAAGAAGAGGAAGACATTGAAGTTGGCTCTCAGGTCAATAAGGAAGTTTTGGAGTGTAAGGATAATGAGTTGGGATATGATTCAAAGGGTAAAGAAGAGAATGTGAAATCGGATAAGCAGAATGAATCTCAGAAG GTTACTGCTACGAATAAGGAGAGAAATGTAGGAAGTGTAAAGAAGAAACAGGCATCGCCAATAACTAGAACACCAAAGAGTTCTTCTGCCAGAGTGTCAAAGCCCATATTGAATTCCTATACTCCTAAACATTCAAAACCAATACCAAGTTCCAGTACCCCTAAGGTGTCAAAGCCAATACCATGTTCCAGCACCTCTAAGGTGTCAAAGTCAATCCCAAGTTCTAATACCGCTAAGGTGTCAAAGCCAACACCAAATTCCATTACCTCTAAGGTATCAAAGGCCATATCAAGTTCGAGTACCTCTAAGGTATCAAGGGCCACATCAAGTTCCGGTGGGATATCTGTTGTGCAATCTTTAGCAAAGAAGGGCAGTTCCAATACTCCATTTTTGCAGAGGAACACAAATCCTTCTGATGGAGAAACGAAGAAGTTTGTTTCTAATTCTCTGCATATGTCACTCAGTTTGGGCCCTACTAATACAAGTACAAACTCTGATTCACCTACTGTTACCACAATTAGAAAGTCTTTATTCATGGAGAAAATGGGGGATAAGGACATTGTGAAACGAGCATTTAAAGCATTCCAAAAAAATTTCGACCAATTGAAATCCAATGATGAAGATGGATCTCCACTACAAAAGCAG ATGCAGGGGTCAACAAATAGTACAGCACCAAATGTTTCCACTTCTATGACTCCAAGAAAAGAGAATGGAGG GTCACTTAGAACAGAACGTCTTGATAAACAAAGTGCCAAGACTCCTCCATCCTCGTTTCGGCCGAAAAGTGTTGAAAGAATAGAGAGACGGAAAGAG AGATTGCAGGAAAAATCCAATGCTGGTGAGGCGGACAAAGCAAACCTTCAATCAAGATCAAAG GAGCAAAAGGAGGCAGAGTTAAAAAAACTAAGGCAGAACCACAACTTTAAAGCCAGTCCTATGCCAGCTTTCAATCGGGGACAAAAAATGTCAAAAAGCACTTCAGAGAAG ATGTCTTCCAAGAGTGAGATTCGTTGA
- the LOC133823178 gene encoding protein WVD2-like 7 isoform X2: MGESIVDLPIDSDKMGETNASHPVLDVSVSFGRFENDSLSWEKWSAFSPNKYLEEVEKCATPGSVAQKKAYFEAHYRKIAARKAELLEQEKQAQNDFVGSEDPNGRDLITDNNFTHHADAEYDESEDLSSAEEVKQEASLTDEEDFINGLDLKEDVITCQESENPVVERGEELDIKGEAAVLVKEEEDIEVGSQVNKEVLECKDNELGYDSKGKEENVKSDKQNESQKVTATNKERNVGSVKKKQASPITRTPKSSSARVSKPILNSYTPKHSKPIPSSSTPKVSKPIPCSSTSKVSKSIPSSNTAKVSKPTPNSITSKVSKAISSSSTSKVSRATSSSGGISVVQSLAKKGSSNTPFLQRNTNPSDGETKKFVSNSLHMSLSLGPTNTSTNSDSPTVTTIRKSLFMEKMGDKDIVKRAFKAFQKNFDQLKSNDEDGSPLQKQMQGSTNSTAPNVSTSMTPRKENGGSLRTERLDKQSAKTPPSSFRPKSVERIERRKEEKSNAGEADKANLQSRSKEQKEAELKKLRQNHNFKASPMPAFNRGQKMSKSTSEKMSSKSEIR; this comes from the exons ATGGGAGAATCAATAGTGGATCTTCCAATTGATTCAGATAAG ATGGGGGAGACAAATGCCTCTCACCCTGTTCTGGATGTTTCGGTCTCATTCGGTAGGTTTGAGAATGATTCATTGTCATGGGAGAAATGGTCTGCATTTTCACCTAACAAGTACTTGGAAGAAGTTGAGAAGTGTGCCACGCCTGGTTCTGTAGCTCAAAAGAAGGCATATTTTGAAGCCCATTACAGGAAAATTGCAGCTCGGAAAGCTGAGCTTTTGGAACAAGAGAAGCAAGCTCAGAATGATTTTGTGGGGTCTGAGGATCCGAATGGGAGAGATCTGATCACTGACAACAATTTTACCCATCATGCCGATGCCGAATATGATGAGTCTGAAGACCTAAGTTCAGCTGAGGAAGTTAAGCAAGAAGCCAGTTTGACCGACGAGGAGGATTTTATCAATGGACTTGATCTGAAAGAGGATGTTATAACCTGTCAAGAGAGTGAAAACCCAGTGGTTGAGAGAGGGGAAGAACTTGATATCAAAGGAGAAGCAGCTGTTTTGGTGAAAGAAGAGGAAGACATTGAAGTTGGCTCTCAGGTCAATAAGGAAGTTTTGGAGTGTAAGGATAATGAGTTGGGATATGATTCAAAGGGTAAAGAAGAGAATGTGAAATCGGATAAGCAGAATGAATCTCAGAAG GTTACTGCTACGAATAAGGAGAGAAATGTAGGAAGTGTAAAGAAGAAACAGGCATCGCCAATAACTAGAACACCAAAGAGTTCTTCTGCCAGAGTGTCAAAGCCCATATTGAATTCCTATACTCCTAAACATTCAAAACCAATACCAAGTTCCAGTACCCCTAAGGTGTCAAAGCCAATACCATGTTCCAGCACCTCTAAGGTGTCAAAGTCAATCCCAAGTTCTAATACCGCTAAGGTGTCAAAGCCAACACCAAATTCCATTACCTCTAAGGTATCAAAGGCCATATCAAGTTCGAGTACCTCTAAGGTATCAAGGGCCACATCAAGTTCCGGTGGGATATCTGTTGTGCAATCTTTAGCAAAGAAGGGCAGTTCCAATACTCCATTTTTGCAGAGGAACACAAATCCTTCTGATGGAGAAACGAAGAAGTTTGTTTCTAATTCTCTGCATATGTCACTCAGTTTGGGCCCTACTAATACAAGTACAAACTCTGATTCACCTACTGTTACCACAATTAGAAAGTCTTTATTCATGGAGAAAATGGGGGATAAGGACATTGTGAAACGAGCATTTAAAGCATTCCAAAAAAATTTCGACCAATTGAAATCCAATGATGAAGATGGATCTCCACTACAAAAGCAG ATGCAGGGGTCAACAAATAGTACAGCACCAAATGTTTCCACTTCTATGACTCCAAGAAAAGAGAATGGAGG GTCACTTAGAACAGAACGTCTTGATAAACAAAGTGCCAAGACTCCTCCATCCTCGTTTCGGCCGAAAAGTGTTGAAAGAATAGAGAGACGGAAAGAG GAAAAATCCAATGCTGGTGAGGCGGACAAAGCAAACCTTCAATCAAGATCAAAG GAGCAAAAGGAGGCAGAGTTAAAAAAACTAAGGCAGAACCACAACTTTAAAGCCAGTCCTATGCCAGCTTTCAATCGGGGACAAAAAATGTCAAAAAGCACTTCAGAGAAG ATGTCTTCCAAGAGTGAGATTCGTTGA